Proteins encoded in a region of the Ruegeria sp. AD91A genome:
- a CDS encoding O-acetylhomoserine aminocarboxypropyltransferase/cysteine synthase family protein produces MSDGPTYGFDTLQIHAGARPDPATGARQTPIYQTTAYVFRDADHAAALFNLQEVGFIYSRLTNPTVAVLQERVATLEGGVGAVCCSSGHAAQIMALFPLMGPGCNVVASTRLYGGTVTQFSQTIKRFGWSAKFVDTDDLDAVKAAIDENTRAVFCESIANPGGYVTDVRALADVSDAAGIPLIVDNTSATPYLCRPIEHGATLVVHSTTKYLTGNGTVTGGCIVDSGTFDWSANDKFPSLSEPEPAYHGLKFHETFGPLAFTFHGIAIGLRDLGMTMNPQAAHYTLMGIETLSLRMERHVENAQKIAAWLEADDRVEYVTYAGLPSSPYKDRVKSQYPRGAGALFTFAVKGGYDACIKLVNALEIFSHVANLGDARSLIIHSASTTHRQLTPEQQEAAGAGPGVVRVSIGIEDVNDLIADLDQALAKASA; encoded by the coding sequence ATGTCTGACGGCCCGACCTACGGTTTCGACACATTGCAAATTCATGCGGGCGCCCGCCCCGACCCGGCGACCGGAGCGCGCCAGACACCGATTTATCAGACAACTGCCTATGTGTTCCGCGATGCGGACCACGCAGCGGCCTTGTTCAACCTGCAAGAGGTGGGCTTTATCTATTCCCGCCTGACCAACCCAACCGTCGCCGTTCTGCAGGAACGCGTGGCGACGCTTGAGGGCGGCGTCGGCGCAGTCTGCTGCTCGTCCGGGCATGCAGCACAGATCATGGCGCTGTTCCCGTTGATGGGACCGGGTTGCAACGTTGTCGCCTCGACCCGTCTGTATGGCGGCACGGTCACGCAGTTCAGCCAGACGATCAAACGTTTTGGCTGGTCGGCAAAATTCGTAGACACCGATGATCTGGATGCCGTGAAAGCTGCCATCGACGAAAACACCCGCGCGGTTTTCTGCGAATCCATCGCCAACCCTGGCGGTTATGTGACTGATGTCCGTGCGTTGGCAGACGTTTCTGATGCTGCGGGCATCCCGCTGATCGTCGACAACACCTCAGCCACGCCTTACCTGTGCCGCCCGATTGAGCACGGTGCGACGCTGGTTGTGCATTCGACCACCAAGTACCTGACCGGCAACGGCACTGTCACTGGCGGGTGCATCGTGGATTCGGGCACGTTCGACTGGTCCGCGAATGACAAATTCCCGTCACTGAGCGAACCTGAACCAGCGTATCACGGCCTGAAGTTCCACGAGACCTTTGGCCCGCTGGCCTTCACGTTCCACGGTATTGCCATTGGCCTGCGCGATCTGGGTATGACAATGAACCCACAGGCAGCCCATTACACGCTGATGGGAATCGAAACACTGTCGCTGCGGATGGAGCGTCACGTTGAAAACGCCCAGAAAATCGCTGCGTGGCTGGAAGCGGATGACCGGGTGGAATACGTCACCTATGCGGGATTGCCGTCATCGCCTTACAAGGACCGGGTCAAGTCACAATATCCACGTGGCGCCGGTGCATTGTTCACCTTTGCGGTGAAGGGTGGCTATGACGCCTGTATCAAACTGGTCAACGCCCTTGAGATTTTCAGCCATGTGGCCAATCTGGGTGACGCACGCTCGCTGATCATTCACTCGGCCTCGACCACCCACCGACAACTGACGCCGGAACAGCAGGAGGCTGCCGGCGCAGGTCCGGGCGTGGTGCGTGTTTCCATCGGGATCGAGGACGTGAACGATCTGATCGCGGATCTTGATCAAGCTCTGGCTAAAGCCAGCGCCTGA
- a CDS encoding GNAT family N-acetyltransferase, whose amino-acid sequence MTGHDTNDLGQPIGLPVSGEFPRPTPPYTPMEGQYCSVVPLDVNRHAPGLFRAFANDRDGRNWTYLPYGPFDSEPQFEDWVRANCMDADPMFHTVLDADEVPVGMASYLRIEPAAGAIEVGHIHFSPLLQRKPQSTEVMYLMMKRVFDELGYRRYEWKCDALNAPSRSAAERLGFTFEGVFRQATHYKGRNRDTAWYAIIDSEWPRIRDAFESWLSPDNFDSKGQQRKPLMARAKV is encoded by the coding sequence ATGACCGGGCACGACACAAACGACCTTGGCCAGCCCATCGGTTTACCGGTTTCGGGTGAATTTCCGCGCCCGACACCGCCGTATACACCGATGGAAGGACAGTATTGTTCTGTCGTGCCACTTGATGTGAACAGACATGCGCCCGGACTGTTCCGGGCGTTTGCAAATGACAGGGATGGTCGTAACTGGACATACCTGCCCTATGGCCCGTTTGACAGTGAGCCGCAGTTTGAAGACTGGGTCCGTGCCAACTGCATGGATGCGGACCCGATGTTTCATACTGTATTGGATGCGGACGAGGTGCCGGTGGGCATGGCATCTTATCTGAGGATCGAACCCGCAGCTGGCGCCATCGAAGTTGGGCATATCCACTTTTCCCCGCTGCTGCAGCGCAAGCCGCAATCGACAGAGGTCATGTACCTCATGATGAAGCGGGTTTTCGACGAGCTTGGCTATCGCCGGTATGAGTGGAAATGTGATGCGCTGAATGCACCGTCACGCAGTGCCGCTGAACGGCTGGGATTTACTTTCGAAGGGGTGTTCCGGCAGGCGACCCATTACAAGGGCCGCAACAGGGACACGGCATGGTACGCGATCATCGACAGTGAATGGCCGCGCATCCGCGATGCATTCGAATCCTGGCTGTCGCCCGACAATTTTGACAGCAAGGGCCAGCAGCGTAAACCGCTGATGGCCCGCGCGAAAGTTTGA
- a CDS encoding SIMPL domain-containing protein, producing MKTFAFLAAMMAATAAGAAHAEERRINVDATGTVQVAPDMATITLGVTNENAEASAAMQATSDAVSKVLARLTEMGIEDRDVQTRDLSLSPVWSGRHGQSGEKPEITGFTASNRVFVRVRDLTQLGKIMDAVIQDGANDFGGLSFGVQDPKPIEAQARAKAVGEATAKAEQLAQSAGVTLGPVQSISEQTAGIRPMAEMRAMSMADAGGVPVAGGEVSVSVSVSMEFEISE from the coding sequence TTGAAGACATTCGCTTTTCTGGCCGCGATGATGGCGGCAACGGCCGCTGGAGCAGCCCATGCGGAAGAACGTCGCATCAACGTTGATGCAACCGGGACTGTGCAGGTCGCACCCGATATGGCGACGATCACGCTGGGCGTAACAAACGAAAACGCAGAAGCCTCGGCTGCGATGCAGGCAACGTCGGATGCCGTTTCCAAAGTCCTGGCGCGCCTGACCGAGATGGGTATCGAAGATCGTGACGTCCAGACACGGGACCTGTCATTGTCGCCCGTTTGGTCGGGTCGTCATGGACAGAGTGGGGAGAAGCCTGAAATCACCGGCTTTACAGCGTCCAACCGCGTGTTTGTGCGCGTGCGCGACCTGACCCAATTGGGGAAAATCATGGACGCGGTCATTCAGGACGGCGCCAATGATTTCGGGGGCTTGAGCTTTGGCGTACAGGATCCTAAACCGATCGAGGCGCAAGCCCGCGCCAAAGCCGTCGGTGAAGCCACTGCCAAGGCAGAACAGTTGGCGCAGTCAGCGGGCGTAACGCTCGGCCCGGTTCAATCCATATCCGAACAAACGGCCGGTATCCGTCCGATGGCCGAAATGCGCGCCATGAGCATGGCGGATGCGGGTGGTGTTCCCGTTGCAGGCGGAGAGGTCTCGGTTTCCGTCAGTGTCTCGATGGAATTCGAGATTTCGGAATAA
- the hppD gene encoding 4-hydroxyphenylpyruvate dioxygenase, whose amino-acid sequence MGPFPHNAPKSVISEENPAGTDGFEFVEFAHPEPQELRDLFAKMGFDLVARHKDKPAIELWQQGDVTYILNADPDSFAEKFVAEHGPCAPSMGWRVVDAQKAYDHAVSKGAEPYNGADKTMNVPAIKGIGGSLIYFIDQYYDTSPYNQEFEWIKESKPRGVGFFYLDHLTHNVYKGNMDKWFKFYGDLFNFREIRFFDIQGKFTGLFSRALTSPCGRIRIPINEDRGETGQIVSYLKKYKGEGIQHIAVGSDDIYASTDAIAENGLKFMPGPNKAYYEMSKTRVADHDEPLDRMMKHGILIDGEGVVDGGETRILLQIFSKTVIGPIFFEFIQRKGDDGFGEGNFQALFESIEREQIESGEISAA is encoded by the coding sequence ATGGGTCCTTTCCCACACAACGCACCGAAATCTGTTATCAGCGAAGAAAACCCTGCCGGTACCGATGGGTTTGAATTCGTCGAGTTTGCCCATCCTGAACCGCAGGAGCTGCGTGATCTGTTCGCAAAGATGGGGTTTGACCTGGTGGCCCGCCATAAAGACAAACCTGCCATCGAACTGTGGCAGCAAGGGGATGTCACCTATATTCTCAACGCTGACCCTGACAGTTTCGCGGAAAAGTTCGTGGCTGAACACGGCCCGTGCGCTCCTTCTATGGGCTGGAGAGTCGTGGACGCGCAGAAAGCATATGACCATGCGGTATCAAAGGGTGCAGAACCTTACAACGGTGCCGACAAGACCATGAATGTGCCTGCGATCAAGGGCATCGGCGGATCATTGATCTATTTCATTGATCAGTACTACGACACGTCGCCCTACAATCAGGAATTCGAGTGGATCAAAGAATCCAAACCACGGGGTGTGGGGTTCTTCTATCTCGATCACCTGACGCACAACGTCTACAAGGGCAACATGGACAAGTGGTTCAAGTTCTACGGCGACCTGTTCAACTTTCGCGAAATCCGCTTCTTTGACATTCAGGGCAAGTTCACCGGGCTTTTCAGCCGCGCGCTGACATCTCCCTGTGGCCGCATCCGTATTCCGATCAACGAAGATCGCGGTGAAACGGGTCAGATCGTGTCTTATCTTAAGAAATACAAAGGTGAAGGCATTCAGCATATCGCCGTCGGCAGTGACGACATTTACGCCTCGACCGATGCAATTGCGGAAAACGGCCTGAAATTCATGCCGGGCCCGAACAAGGCGTACTACGAAATGTCCAAGACCCGCGTGGCCGACCACGATGAGCCGCTGGACCGGATGATGAAACACGGCATCCTGATCGATGGCGAAGGTGTCGTTGATGGGGGTGAGACCCGGATCTTGCTACAGATATTCTCGAAGACTGTCATCGGTCCGATCTTCTTCGAGTTCATTCAGCGCAAAGGTGACGACGGTTTCGGCGAGGGGAATTTCCAGGCGCTATTCGAATCCATCGAACGCGAACAGATCGAAAGCGGCGAGATTTCCGCAGCCTGA
- a CDS encoding Lrp/AsnC family transcriptional regulator yields the protein MLDATDKRLLSALQKDAHLTAHQLGEMLNLSPSQAGRRRQRLEAEGYITGYAARLDPLKLGLHVQGFVQVHLGTHGPEQSASFARMVDTRPEITSAWTMTGEADYLLHIYCDDLSALNSLLHSVILPHPAVARVQSQIVMDQLKRDAPLPT from the coding sequence ATGCTGGACGCGACCGACAAGCGATTGCTCTCCGCCCTGCAGAAGGACGCGCATCTGACCGCACACCAACTGGGCGAGATGCTGAACCTGTCGCCCAGTCAGGCAGGACGTCGCCGACAACGGCTTGAGGCCGAAGGGTACATCACCGGGTATGCCGCCCGGCTTGACCCGCTGAAACTGGGTCTTCACGTGCAAGGCTTTGTTCAGGTTCATCTGGGTACTCATGGCCCTGAACAATCCGCAAGCTTTGCCCGCATGGTCGATACCCGTCCCGAAATTACCAGCGCATGGACGATGACCGGAGAGGCAGATTACCTTCTGCATATCTACTGTGACGATCTTTCCGCCCTCAACAGCTTGCTACATTCGGTCATCCTGCCGCATCCTGCCGTTGCAAGAGTTCAGAGCCAGATCGTAATGGATCAACTGAAACGCGACGCGCCCCTGCCCACCTGA
- a CDS encoding monovalent cation:proton antiporter-2 (CPA2) family protein encodes MDVFLYQASIYLAAAVIAVPLSARLGLGSVLGYLAAGIIIGPVLGLVGAETENLQHVAEFGVVMMLFLIGLELEPRALWDMRDKLLGLGGLQVALSTAAIAAVAIYANHPWSVALAVGLTLSLSSTAIVLQTLSEKGLMQTNGGRATFSVLLTQDIAVIPILALLPLLALPAMPHIESDGSIDRGAGDLHGADHHSLSLVEGLPGWAVTLVTIGAVVFVILAGVYLTRPLFRFIHATRLREMYTALALMIVVGISFLMTLVGLSPALGAFLAGVVLASSEFRHEMESDLEPFKGLLLGLFFITVGAGIDVAYFFDDPLDLIGLALLLILAKGIILYLVGKAFKLHARDHWLFTLGLAQAGEFGFVLLAFSTQQNVIPPDLSQKLLMIIALTMLITPLLFIIYDLLSRKIGDTSKEPVPDEIDEKGPVIIAGIGRFGQIVNRLVRASGFKTVVLDHNIETIQLMRRFGVKGFLGDPTRPELLRAAGLEKASVLVAAMDDHKQVTRLVSFARRQRPDLHIIARARDRTHVYELYQAGANDIVRELFDSSLRAGRYVLENIGLSEYEAAQAEQTFYHHDRMSVRDLAELWVPGLPTAENKKYIERAQQLEKDLETALLELAEKHAKKSA; translated from the coding sequence ATGGACGTTTTCCTATACCAGGCTTCGATCTATCTGGCAGCGGCAGTCATCGCCGTTCCCCTGTCTGCGAGGCTAGGCTTGGGATCGGTTCTGGGATACCTGGCCGCCGGGATCATCATTGGCCCTGTTCTCGGGCTTGTCGGTGCGGAAACGGAAAACCTTCAGCACGTTGCCGAATTCGGCGTGGTGATGATGCTGTTCCTGATTGGCCTTGAACTGGAGCCGCGCGCGCTTTGGGATATGCGTGACAAGTTGCTGGGGTTGGGCGGGTTGCAGGTTGCGTTGTCAACGGCTGCGATCGCTGCCGTGGCAATCTATGCGAACCACCCGTGGTCGGTTGCTCTGGCCGTCGGGCTGACCTTGTCGCTGTCCTCTACAGCAATCGTTCTTCAGACCCTGTCGGAAAAGGGTCTGATGCAGACAAATGGCGGTCGAGCTACATTTTCGGTACTGCTGACACAGGACATTGCGGTCATTCCGATCTTGGCCTTGCTGCCACTTCTGGCCTTGCCGGCCATGCCTCATATCGAATCGGATGGTTCGATCGACCGCGGGGCCGGTGATCTTCACGGCGCGGACCATCACAGCCTTTCTCTGGTCGAAGGTTTGCCGGGTTGGGCCGTCACGCTGGTCACGATCGGCGCAGTTGTGTTTGTCATTCTGGCCGGTGTCTACCTGACCCGCCCGCTGTTTCGCTTCATCCACGCGACCCGCCTGCGCGAGATGTATACCGCTCTGGCGCTAATGATCGTGGTCGGGATTTCCTTCCTGATGACCCTCGTCGGCCTTTCCCCTGCCCTTGGCGCTTTTCTGGCGGGCGTGGTTCTGGCCAGTTCCGAGTTCAGGCACGAAATGGAAAGCGACCTTGAGCCATTCAAAGGGCTATTGCTCGGGCTTTTCTTTATAACGGTCGGTGCCGGTATTGATGTTGCGTATTTCTTCGATGACCCCCTTGACCTGATCGGTCTGGCGCTTCTTTTGATCCTTGCAAAAGGGATCATCCTGTATCTCGTTGGCAAGGCGTTCAAGCTGCATGCGCGCGATCACTGGCTGTTCACGTTGGGGCTGGCGCAAGCCGGTGAGTTTGGCTTTGTCCTGCTGGCATTTTCAACGCAACAGAATGTCATACCCCCCGACCTGTCCCAAAAACTGCTGATGATCATCGCTCTGACGATGCTGATCACACCGCTTCTGTTTATCATCTACGATCTTCTGTCTCGAAAGATCGGCGACACCTCCAAAGAACCTGTACCGGACGAGATTGATGAAAAAGGCCCCGTCATCATTGCCGGGATTGGCCGGTTCGGACAGATTGTAAACCGGCTGGTGCGGGCCAGCGGTTTCAAGACGGTTGTACTGGACCACAACATCGAAACAATTCAGCTGATGCGCCGTTTCGGCGTCAAAGGCTTTCTGGGCGATCCCACTCGCCCCGAGTTGCTGCGCGCTGCGGGGTTGGAAAAAGCGTCGGTCCTTGTGGCTGCTATGGATGACCACAAGCAAGTCACACGGCTCGTCAGTTTTGCCAGACGGCAGCGCCCTGACTTGCACATCATCGCCCGCGCCCGAGATCGTACCCATGTGTATGAGCTTTATCAGGCTGGTGCCAATGACATCGTGCGGGAACTGTTCGACAGCTCGCTGCGCGCAGGCCGCTATGTTCTGGAGAATATCGGGTTGAGTGAATACGAAGCCGCGCAGGCGGAGCAGACCTTTTACCACCATGACCGGATGTCAGTTCGCGATCTGGCCGAGCTTTGGGTCCCGGGTTTGCCAACAGCGGAAAACAAGAAGTACATCGAGCGCGCGCAGCAACTGGAAAAAGATCTGGAAACCGCGCTGCTGGAACTGGCTGAAAAGCACGCCAAGAAATCCGCCTGA
- the cobT gene encoding nicotinate-nucleotide--dimethylbenzimidazole phosphoribosyltransferase → MLPELNDLNAFRAALAAAPGPDATAAQGAAERNGQLTKPPGALGRLEDLAIWYAGWRGDARPQITAPQVIVFAGNHGVTGQGVSAFPSEVTVQMVMNFEHGGAAINQLARAAGAAMDVHALDLDNPTADFTQAPAMTEAELLDALRTGWQAVDQQADLLVVGEMGIGNTTPAAAIACALFGGDASDWTGRGTGVDDAGLTNKTRVVAEGVALHRSEDGLEILRCLGGREIAAMAGAIAAARVLRIPVILDGFICSAAAACLWRLSDTALDHAVAGHQSAEAAHGAVLAKLGKEPLLSLGLRLGEGSGGALAINILKSAVACHSGMATFAEAGVSDG, encoded by the coding sequence ATGTTGCCTGAACTGAATGATTTGAACGCGTTCCGCGCTGCGCTCGCAGCTGCTCCGGGGCCGGATGCCACCGCGGCGCAGGGCGCGGCAGAGCGAAACGGACAACTGACGAAACCCCCCGGTGCGCTGGGGCGACTTGAAGATTTGGCTATCTGGTACGCAGGATGGCGAGGAGATGCCCGGCCACAGATAACGGCGCCACAGGTCATTGTCTTTGCAGGAAACCACGGAGTCACTGGACAGGGGGTCTCGGCTTTTCCGTCGGAAGTGACCGTGCAAATGGTGATGAACTTCGAACATGGCGGTGCGGCGATCAACCAACTGGCCCGGGCTGCGGGTGCGGCGATGGATGTACACGCACTGGATCTGGACAACCCGACCGCAGATTTCACCCAGGCACCGGCCATGACGGAAGCCGAATTGCTGGACGCGCTGCGTACCGGCTGGCAAGCCGTGGATCAGCAGGCTGACCTGTTGGTCGTGGGCGAGATGGGCATTGGCAACACCACCCCGGCTGCCGCCATTGCCTGCGCGCTGTTCGGTGGTGACGCGTCTGATTGGACGGGTCGCGGGACGGGCGTCGATGATGCAGGTCTGACCAACAAGACCCGTGTAGTGGCCGAAGGTGTAGCCTTGCACAGGTCAGAGGATGGCCTGGAAATCCTGCGCTGCCTCGGAGGGCGTGAGATCGCAGCGATGGCCGGGGCGATTGCCGCGGCGCGAGTATTGCGCATTCCTGTGATCCTTGATGGGTTCATCTGCTCGGCCGCCGCTGCCTGCCTGTGGAGGCTGTCGGATACCGCACTGGATCACGCCGTGGCAGGCCACCAAAGCGCCGAGGCTGCGCATGGCGCCGTGTTGGCGAAGCTGGGCAAGGAACCGCTGTTGAGCCTTGGTCTCCGGCTGGGTGAAGGGTCGGGCGGGGCTCTGGCGATCAACATTCTCAAAAGCGCCGTGGCCTGCCATTCCGGTATGGCGACCTTTGCCGAGGCAGGGGTATCTGACGGCTGA